One Mixta gaviniae genomic window carries:
- a CDS encoding siderophore-interacting protein: MSAEITAANWPLPTRKKNALRLRQLRVQSKMRIGSFYRIVLTGDDLQGFTSHSFDDHIKLFFPDDASGELRLPEVGEQGITWPEGKRPTSRDYTPLAYDAAANTLTLDFFIHPGGVASDWAERAQVNDPLVIGGPRGSFCMPTDYPFQLYLCDETGLPALGRRLAELRAAQVSAEVHLMIMADEAQSKAYLPSLEGVTCHFLPAGDTAIARAALARLPIPQQGYFLWITGEGSRVKTLLDDLTAQRQINDSYLRGVAYWHSK, from the coding sequence ATGAGTGCAGAGATCACCGCCGCCAACTGGCCGCTGCCCACCCGGAAGAAAAATGCGCTGCGGCTGCGTCAGCTGCGCGTACAGAGCAAAATGCGCATCGGCAGCTTCTACCGCATCGTCCTGACCGGCGATGACCTACAGGGCTTCACCTCCCACAGCTTTGACGACCATATCAAACTCTTTTTCCCCGACGACGCCAGCGGCGAGCTGCGCCTGCCGGAAGTCGGTGAACAGGGCATCACCTGGCCGGAGGGCAAACGCCCGACCTCGCGCGACTACACCCCGCTGGCGTATGACGCGGCGGCCAATACATTAACCCTCGATTTCTTTATCCATCCGGGCGGCGTGGCGAGCGACTGGGCGGAGCGGGCGCAGGTCAACGACCCGCTGGTGATCGGCGGGCCGCGCGGCTCTTTCTGCATGCCGACCGACTATCCCTTCCAGCTCTACCTGTGTGATGAAACCGGCCTGCCGGCGCTGGGCCGTCGCCTGGCGGAGCTGCGCGCGGCGCAGGTCAGCGCGGAGGTGCATCTGATGATTATGGCGGATGAGGCGCAGAGCAAAGCCTATCTGCCGTCGCTGGAGGGCGTCACCTGTCACTTCCTGCCGGCGGGCGATACCGCTATCGCGCGCGCCGCGCTGGCGCGACTGCCGATCCCGCAGCAAGGCTATTTCCTCTGGATCACCGGCGAAGGGAGTCGGGTAAAAACGCTGCTTGATGACCTGACGGCACAGCGTCAGATTAACGACAGCTACCTGCGCGGCGTCGCCTACTGGCACAGTAAGTAA
- a CDS encoding MotA/TolQ/ExbB proton channel family protein produces the protein MNATLLHDIIFWIMYFSLAVALVIIIERAISFAWTTRQATQLEQALTPQVRHIEALPAELLRRRSLPLRTIQPILMQKDRHNAQTLNDLVDAQYLLSKPQLTRGLWLLETIVTAAPLLGLLGTVMGIIDTFKALSASGVSEPSLVSAGMGTALYATGLGIAIALISLVGNNYLQSRMERISELLKVLLIRAAGAALPHSEPAGSWMESGAQRYA, from the coding sequence ATGAACGCCACCTTACTGCACGACATTATTTTCTGGATCATGTACTTTTCCCTCGCCGTGGCACTGGTGATCATCATTGAGCGCGCCATCAGCTTCGCCTGGACAACGCGCCAGGCGACGCAGCTGGAGCAGGCGCTGACGCCGCAGGTACGCCATATCGAAGCGCTGCCCGCCGAGCTGCTGCGCCGCCGCAGCCTGCCGCTCAGAACCATTCAGCCGATCCTGATGCAGAAAGATCGGCATAATGCGCAGACGCTGAATGACCTGGTCGATGCGCAGTATCTGTTGAGCAAGCCGCAGCTGACGCGCGGACTGTGGCTGCTGGAGACCATCGTCACCGCCGCGCCGCTGCTCGGGCTGCTCGGCACGGTGATGGGAATTATCGATACCTTTAAGGCGCTTTCCGCTTCCGGCGTCTCCGAGCCGAGCCTGGTATCGGCAGGAATGGGCACCGCGCTTTACGCTACCGGCCTCGGCATCGCCATCGCGCTGATAAGCCTGGTGGGCAATAATTATCTGCAAAGCCGCATGGAGCGCATCAGCGAGCTATTAAAAGTGCTACTGATCCGCGCGGCGGGCGCCGCGCTGCCGCACTCTGAACCGGCCGGCAGCTGGATGGAAAGCGGAGCGCAGCGCTATGCCTGA
- a CDS encoding PadR family transcriptional regulator, producing the protein MKEINGPAFFAQRKRKERLLDATEVRLLILTVLAQRPAHGYEIIKAIEELSRGEYTPSPSLVYPNLTLMEEMGYIQAAETDGKKNHLITAEGEAYLAQQQPQLEAVMARLASLAVLANNRSKPEVQRAIHNMKMALNTRLADEALSQQALYAIVDVLDEAAKKIERS; encoded by the coding sequence ATGAAAGAGATAAACGGCCCCGCCTTTTTCGCTCAGAGAAAGCGCAAAGAGCGCCTGCTGGACGCCACCGAGGTGCGCCTGCTGATTTTAACCGTGCTGGCACAGCGCCCGGCGCACGGCTACGAGATCATTAAAGCGATCGAGGAGCTATCACGCGGCGAATACACGCCAAGCCCGAGTCTGGTTTACCCAAACCTGACGCTGATGGAGGAGATGGGCTATATCCAGGCGGCGGAAACAGACGGCAAGAAAAATCACCTGATCACTGCCGAAGGCGAAGCCTATCTGGCGCAGCAGCAGCCGCAGCTGGAAGCGGTGATGGCGCGGCTGGCGTCGCTGGCGGTGCTGGCCAACAACCGCAGCAAGCCGGAGGTACAGCGCGCGATCCATAATATGAAGATGGCGCTAAACACCCGCCTGGCTGACGAAGCGCTTTCACAGCAGGCGCTCTATGCCATCGTCGACGTGCTGGACGAGGCGGCGAAAAAGATCGAGCGCAGCTAG
- a CDS encoding NADH:flavin oxidoreductase/NADH oxidase, giving the protein MSGLFSPFSLKDVTLRNRIAVPPMCQYTATDGLSNEWHRVHYSGLARGGAGLVIVEATAVSPEGRITPGCLGIWNDEQAEKLAQIARDIKAAGAVPGIQIAHAGRKASANRPWEGDDHIAADDGRGWETIAPSAVAFGANLPQVPKAMTLDDIARVREDFATAARRARDAGFEWLELHFAHGYLAQSFFSVQANQRQDQYGGDLAGRSRFMLETLDAVRHVWPENLPLTARFGVIEYDGRDEETLEESIEVTRQMRANGLDLLSVSVGFSAPDANIPWGPAFLAPIAERVRREAQIPVASAWGIDAPAIANRTVEEQQLDLVMVGRAHLANPHWPYQAALALKEEKAAWVLPAPYAHWLERYRVSE; this is encoded by the coding sequence ATGTCAGGTTTATTTTCACCGTTCTCATTAAAAGATGTCACGCTGCGCAACCGCATCGCGGTGCCGCCAATGTGCCAGTACACCGCCACCGATGGCCTGAGCAACGAATGGCATCGCGTTCACTACAGCGGGCTGGCGCGCGGCGGCGCGGGTCTGGTGATTGTCGAAGCGACGGCGGTATCGCCGGAAGGGCGCATCACCCCAGGCTGCCTCGGTATCTGGAACGATGAACAGGCAGAAAAGCTGGCGCAGATCGCGCGTGATATCAAAGCTGCAGGCGCGGTGCCGGGTATTCAGATCGCTCACGCCGGCCGCAAAGCCAGCGCCAACCGTCCGTGGGAAGGCGATGACCATATCGCCGCAGACGACGGCCGCGGATGGGAAACCATCGCGCCTTCCGCCGTCGCCTTCGGCGCGAATCTGCCGCAGGTGCCGAAAGCGATGACGCTGGACGATATCGCCCGCGTTCGCGAAGATTTCGCCACCGCCGCCCGTCGCGCCCGCGACGCCGGCTTCGAATGGCTGGAGCTGCACTTTGCGCACGGCTACCTGGCGCAGAGCTTCTTCTCCGTGCAGGCCAACCAGCGCCAGGATCAGTACGGCGGCGATCTCGCCGGCCGCAGCCGCTTTATGCTGGAAACCCTGGACGCGGTGCGTCACGTCTGGCCGGAAAACCTGCCGCTGACCGCACGCTTTGGCGTGATCGAGTATGATGGCCGCGATGAGGAAACGCTGGAAGAGTCGATTGAAGTGACCCGTCAGATGCGCGCCAACGGCCTGGATCTGCTGAGCGTCAGCGTCGGCTTCTCCGCGCCGGACGCCAACATTCCGTGGGGCCCGGCATTCCTGGCGCCGATCGCCGAGCGCGTGCGTCGCGAAGCGCAGATCCCGGTAGCGTCCGCCTGGGGCATCGACGCGCCGGCCATCGCGAACCGCACCGTGGAAGAGCAGCAGCTCGACCTGGTGATGGTTGGCCGCGCGCACCTGGCGAACCCGCACTGGCCATACCAGGCCGCGCTGGCGCTGAAAGAAGAGAAGGCCGCCTGGGTGCTGCCTGCGCCTTACGCCCACTGGCTGGAGCGCTATCGCGTCAGCGAGTGA
- a CDS encoding sugar porter family MFS transporter — protein sequence MTKPITGSNMADYPTEQPAVAEADTATRDTVRQRIFIVVLVATMGALAFGYDTGIISGSLPFMSAAPSQGGLGLNSFTEGLVASSLIFGAAIGSFLSGFFSDRFGRRMTLRSLALLFIAGALGTAVAPSVSTMIAMRFVLGIAVGGGSSTVPVFIAEIAGPKRRAPLVSRNELMIVSGQLIAYVVSTIMSYALHDPHIWRYMLALAMVPGILLFIGTFFVPASPHWLVSEGRFTEALKVLKKLRETPREVRKEMAEMRKQERLARKGPSVKELLKERWVMRVLLLGCGLGFVAQFTGVNAFMYYTPIILKTTGMGTNASIAATIGNGIVSVLATLVGIWAVSRFSRRHMLMTGLTIVILAQIALGLTLTLLPQNLTQSYLALACILVFLFFMQMCISPVYWLLMSELFPMKIRGALAGSAVCFQWICNATVAFAFPLLLSLIGNQTFFLFVLLNIGSFAFVYFMLPETRGKSLEEIENMMRSKYGEV from the coding sequence ATTACAAAACCAATAACAGGGAGCAATATGGCCGACTATCCAACTGAACAACCTGCTGTCGCAGAGGCAGATACCGCCACCAGAGACACCGTCAGACAGCGCATCTTTATCGTGGTGCTGGTAGCGACCATGGGCGCGCTCGCCTTTGGTTACGACACCGGCATTATCTCCGGCTCGCTGCCCTTTATGTCCGCCGCGCCGTCGCAGGGCGGACTGGGACTGAACTCCTTCACCGAAGGGCTGGTCGCTTCGTCGCTGATTTTCGGCGCGGCGATCGGCTCCTTCCTGAGCGGCTTCTTCTCTGACCGCTTTGGCCGCCGCATGACGCTGCGCAGCCTGGCGCTGCTGTTTATCGCCGGCGCGCTGGGCACCGCCGTGGCGCCGAGCGTATCTACCATGATTGCGATGCGCTTCGTATTGGGGATCGCCGTCGGCGGCGGCTCCTCTACCGTGCCGGTGTTTATCGCCGAGATCGCCGGACCAAAGCGGCGCGCGCCGCTGGTGAGCCGCAACGAGCTGATGATCGTCAGCGGTCAGCTGATCGCCTATGTAGTCAGCACCATCATGAGCTACGCGCTGCACGATCCGCATATCTGGCGTTATATGCTGGCGCTGGCGATGGTGCCGGGCATCCTGCTGTTTATCGGCACCTTCTTTGTGCCGGCCTCGCCGCACTGGCTGGTGTCGGAAGGGCGCTTCACCGAAGCACTGAAGGTACTGAAAAAGCTGCGCGAGACGCCGCGCGAAGTGCGCAAAGAGATGGCGGAGATGCGCAAACAGGAGCGGCTGGCGCGTAAGGGGCCGTCGGTGAAGGAGCTGCTGAAAGAGCGTTGGGTCATGCGCGTGCTGTTGCTGGGCTGCGGGCTGGGCTTTGTCGCGCAGTTCACCGGGGTTAACGCCTTTATGTACTACACGCCGATCATCCTGAAAACCACCGGCATGGGCACGAATGCCTCTATCGCCGCCACTATCGGCAACGGGATCGTCTCGGTGCTGGCCACGCTGGTGGGCATCTGGGCGGTAAGCCGTTTCAGCCGTCGTCATATGCTGATGACCGGCCTGACCATCGTCATCCTGGCACAGATAGCGCTGGGCCTGACCCTGACCCTGCTGCCGCAGAACCTGACACAGAGCTATCTGGCACTGGCCTGCATTCTGGTATTCCTGTTCTTTATGCAGATGTGTATCTCGCCGGTTTACTGGCTGCTGATGTCAGAGCTGTTCCCGATGAAGATCCGCGGCGCGCTGGCGGGTTCCGCCGTCTGCTTCCAGTGGATCTGTAATGCCACGGTCGCCTTCGCGTTCCCGCTGCTGCTGAGCCTGATTGGTAACCAGACCTTCTTCCTGTTTGTGCTGCTGAATATCGGCTCCTTCGCGTTCGTTTACTTTATGCTGCCGGAAACGCGCGGCAAGAGCCTGGAGGAGATCGAAAATATGATGCGTAGCAAATACGGCGAAGTTTAA
- a CDS encoding DUF2231 domain-containing protein → MNPHATRRNSALAVALYELLNPIPLGFFAAAWIFDIIYLNSHNPMWTKSASWLIAFGLIIAIIPRLINLVQVWVGVSWPQTSPVKLHFWANLLAIVLAIFNAFVHSRDAYAVAPAGVILSTLVVALLCLANIQLALRLRSAEGVAR, encoded by the coding sequence ATGAACCCCCATGCGACCAGACGCAACTCTGCGCTTGCTGTGGCGCTGTATGAATTGCTTAATCCGATCCCGCTCGGCTTTTTCGCCGCCGCCTGGATTTTTGACATTATTTACCTGAACAGCCACAACCCGATGTGGACCAAAAGCGCCAGTTGGCTGATCGCTTTCGGCCTGATTATCGCCATTATCCCGCGGCTGATTAATCTGGTGCAGGTGTGGGTTGGTGTCTCCTGGCCGCAAACCTCGCCGGTGAAACTCCATTTTTGGGCCAACCTGCTGGCGATCGTGCTGGCGATCTTCAATGCCTTTGTACACAGCCGCGATGCGTATGCGGTGGCGCCTGCCGGCGTTATCCTCTCAACGTTGGTGGTGGCGCTGCTGTGCCTGGCCAATATTCAGCTGGCCCTGCGCCTGCGTAGCGCTGAAGGAGTCGCGCGATGA
- a CDS encoding energy transducer TonB family protein: MYLLYRSRHLLGWLPALAAAGWMLWINQQAALKVQPRYDESTLEVVLAEPPAPEPLPETTPAAPPVSEPLPEPEPPPEPLPEPTPPVPTPAPVEAAKPAAAPRARPEPQPKPKPQTKPRPQAQPKAKTRAEPTPTQPIARSVAPAAPRAAPAVNRPAPANAGALESGYLQALRRDLEQRKRYPTGRQASLERPEGSVEVWLEVDRSGQITASGISAKARSMLLNRAAASTLQSITQLKPFPAEAFAGQQRKRFTATFNYRAP, translated from the coding sequence ATGTATCTGCTCTATCGCTCTCGTCATCTGCTGGGCTGGCTGCCCGCCCTGGCGGCGGCAGGCTGGATGTTATGGATTAACCAGCAGGCCGCGCTGAAAGTGCAGCCGCGCTACGATGAATCAACCCTGGAAGTGGTGCTGGCGGAGCCGCCCGCGCCGGAGCCGCTGCCGGAAACCACGCCCGCCGCGCCGCCGGTTTCAGAACCCTTGCCTGAGCCTGAACCGCCGCCGGAGCCGCTGCCGGAGCCGACGCCGCCAGTACCGACGCCTGCGCCGGTCGAGGCCGCCAAACCGGCAGCCGCTCCCAGAGCAAGGCCTGAACCGCAGCCCAAACCGAAACCGCAGACGAAACCCAGGCCGCAGGCGCAGCCCAAAGCGAAAACGCGCGCTGAACCGACACCGACGCAGCCCATTGCCCGATCTGTCGCTCCGGCGGCGCCGCGCGCCGCGCCCGCCGTCAATCGCCCCGCCCCGGCCAACGCCGGCGCGCTGGAAAGCGGCTATTTGCAGGCGTTGCGCCGCGATCTGGAGCAGCGCAAGCGCTATCCCACCGGACGTCAGGCATCGCTTGAGCGCCCGGAAGGCAGCGTCGAGGTCTGGCTGGAGGTCGATCGCAGCGGCCAGATCACCGCTTCAGGCATCAGCGCTAAAGCGCGCAGCATGCTGCTGAACCGCGCCGCCGCCAGCACGCTGCAAAGCATTACCCAGCTTAAACCGTTCCCTGCGGAGGCCTTTGCCGGCCAGCAACGGAAACGCTTTACCGCCACCTTTAATTACCGGGCTCCGTGA
- a CDS encoding ExbD/TolR family protein, with the protein MRTWNEPKKNKAHIELIPMIDVMMFLLVFFVLISLNVIPAQGLKTQLPGATSAQQLKPQKKAIVTLATNDQLQLDGQPVALDQLVPALKRQQSEQTLTIILNSDKSVAVDRLVAVMDNLRQGGFTSVSITTRKQ; encoded by the coding sequence ATGCGAACCTGGAACGAACCGAAGAAAAACAAAGCGCATATCGAACTGATCCCGATGATTGACGTGATGATGTTTCTGCTGGTGTTTTTTGTGCTGATCAGCCTGAACGTTATTCCGGCGCAGGGGCTGAAAACGCAGCTGCCGGGCGCGACCAGCGCGCAGCAGCTGAAGCCGCAGAAGAAGGCGATCGTCACGCTGGCGACGAACGACCAGCTGCAGCTGGATGGGCAGCCGGTCGCGCTGGATCAGCTGGTGCCGGCGCTGAAGCGGCAGCAGAGCGAACAGACGCTAACCATTATCCTCAACAGCGACAAGAGCGTCGCCGTGGACCGGCTGGTGGCGGTGATGGACAACCTGCGGCAGGGCGGCTTTACCTCCGTCTCTATCACCACGCGGAAACAGTAA
- a CDS encoding TonB-dependent receptor family protein, with product MKTFTRSGISLAVIAALLPGMAQAEENTDVGTIDVQGVSLGGGMMVQEETPKARSTVTKEAMDKMPSAANAIDKLKYTPGLNVNSTDASGLSGVDYTMRGMNSDQIGLSADGIPINDSGNYAVYPNLLGDAENLQEIFVTQGASEADGPHIGSSGGNIGLVTRRPAKDFGGFVKQTLGSNDLSKTFARLETGDYNGFSNWLSYSHTEAKKWRGEGRLYSDKFEMNSLFEAENGNSSNLIVKYNRQENSNYNSLSKAQFERDGRDGDFPTSPEYNSRGQLSRYYKLNRNPFENLTVSFSQKLQLRDNLSWTIQPYYYWGNGGSFSSQSASTLSPASDRAGQYDLSNLSSNTYYRPSWTQTWRPGVTTKLKWDINEQHSLDLGYWYERARQLQTQPFITINPDGNPADLWGEPGGSHQVKDANGNRVQGRNQYTVTPAQKIWAQDSWYLTPDWTLVGGLAWQHVERRGENKGSLTNSPENRRASYHKFLPNVSASYRLNPENQFFYSLSRNMRTPPNYVLYNVGDSISTKPELSWNHELGWRFQREDMLLSATLFYLRYSDRQVSTTNLAGDFEMMNVGKVENRGIELEWSGQLPYHFNYYASYTWTESEQKEDVSSEGVRLPTAGKQLPNVPKNLLNLTLGYDDGLYYGGLTGKYVGAFYGDLTNDEQVGGRTLFDVAAGVHLPVDKKIVKSAALRFGIDNLFDKAYLTSARTTVFNAGAHNGLDASTPYYNVGEERTFSVSLEATF from the coding sequence ATGAAAACATTTACGCGTTCAGGAATCAGTCTTGCGGTTATCGCTGCGCTGCTGCCGGGCATGGCGCAGGCGGAAGAGAACACCGATGTCGGCACCATTGACGTACAGGGCGTCTCGCTGGGCGGCGGCATGATGGTACAGGAGGAGACGCCGAAGGCGCGCTCTACCGTCACCAAAGAGGCGATGGATAAGATGCCCTCCGCCGCCAACGCCATCGACAAGCTGAAATATACGCCGGGGCTGAACGTCAACAGCACTGACGCCAGCGGCCTGAGCGGCGTCGACTACACCATGCGCGGCATGAATTCCGATCAGATCGGCCTCTCGGCGGACGGCATTCCGATCAACGACTCCGGCAACTATGCGGTCTACCCTAACCTGCTGGGCGATGCGGAAAACCTGCAGGAGATTTTCGTCACCCAGGGCGCGTCGGAAGCGGACGGCCCGCATATCGGCTCCAGCGGCGGCAATATCGGCCTGGTAACGCGTCGCCCGGCAAAGGATTTCGGCGGCTTCGTCAAGCAGACGCTGGGCAGTAACGATCTGAGCAAAACCTTCGCCCGTTTAGAGACCGGCGACTATAACGGCTTCAGTAACTGGCTCTCTTATTCGCATACCGAAGCGAAAAAATGGCGCGGTGAAGGGCGGCTCTACTCCGACAAATTTGAGATGAACTCGCTGTTCGAGGCGGAAAACGGCAACAGTAGCAACCTGATCGTGAAATATAACCGTCAGGAGAACAGCAACTACAACTCTCTCAGCAAAGCGCAGTTTGAACGCGACGGTCGCGACGGTGATTTCCCCACCTCGCCGGAATATAACAGCCGCGGCCAGCTTAGCCGCTACTACAAGCTGAACCGCAACCCGTTTGAAAACCTGACCGTCAGCTTCAGCCAGAAACTGCAGCTGCGCGATAACCTGAGCTGGACCATTCAGCCTTACTACTACTGGGGCAACGGCGGCAGCTTCAGCAGCCAGAGCGCCTCTACCCTCTCCCCTGCTTCCGATCGCGCCGGGCAGTACGACCTGAGCAATCTGAGCAGCAACACCTACTATCGTCCGTCATGGACGCAGACCTGGCGGCCCGGCGTCACCACCAAACTGAAGTGGGACATTAACGAGCAGCACAGCCTCGATCTCGGCTACTGGTATGAGCGCGCGCGCCAGCTGCAAACTCAGCCCTTTATCACTATCAACCCGGACGGCAACCCGGCGGATCTGTGGGGCGAGCCGGGCGGATCGCATCAGGTGAAAGACGCCAACGGCAACAGGGTGCAGGGACGTAATCAGTACACGGTGACGCCGGCGCAAAAAATCTGGGCGCAGGATAGCTGGTATCTCACGCCCGACTGGACGCTGGTGGGCGGCCTCGCCTGGCAGCACGTTGAGCGTCGCGGCGAAAACAAAGGCAGCCTGACCAACAGCCCGGAAAACCGCCGCGCCAGCTACCATAAATTCCTGCCTAACGTCAGCGCCAGCTATCGTCTGAACCCGGAAAATCAGTTCTTCTACAGCCTGTCGCGCAATATGCGCACGCCGCCGAATTACGTGCTGTATAACGTCGGCGATTCGATCAGCACCAAACCGGAGCTGAGCTGGAACCATGAACTGGGCTGGCGCTTCCAGCGGGAAGATATGCTGCTGAGCGCCACGCTGTTCTATCTGCGTTACAGCGATCGTCAGGTCTCCACCACCAACCTCGCCGGCGACTTTGAAATGATGAACGTCGGCAAAGTCGAGAACCGCGGCATCGAGCTGGAGTGGAGCGGCCAGCTGCCCTACCACTTCAACTACTACGCCTCCTATACCTGGACCGAATCGGAGCAGAAAGAGGATGTCTCCTCTGAAGGTGTGCGGCTGCCCACCGCCGGCAAGCAGCTGCCTAACGTACCGAAAAACCTGCTTAACCTGACGCTTGGCTATGACGACGGCCTCTACTACGGCGGCCTGACCGGTAAATATGTCGGCGCCTTTTACGGTGATCTGACCAACGATGAGCAAGTCGGCGGCCGCACGCTGTTCGACGTCGCGGCGGGCGTGCATCTGCCGGTGGATAAGAAGATTGTGAAAAGCGCCGCGTTGCGCTTCGGCATCGACAACCTGTTCGACAAAGCGTACCTCACCTCGGCGCGCACCACGGTGTTTAACGCCGGCGCGCATAACGGGCTGGACGCCAGTACGCCCTATTACAACGTTGGCGAGGAGCGCACCTTCAGCGTCTCGCTGGAAGCCACCTTTTAA